A region from the Cydia amplana chromosome 7, ilCydAmpl1.1, whole genome shotgun sequence genome encodes:
- the LOC134649622 gene encoding beta-1,3-glucan-binding protein-like produces the protein MFDALDLYKGCTSGQSSSCYVEASDGSSVIPPVIGGRIIGRSSFAFTYGTVSVRAKLPKGDWIYPEILLESFSKKFVYGTKNSGMLKIACARGNKELKKGSTEYGNKVLYSGPVIDTKCHDSLLVTKNADKFWGDDFHVYSLKWTPDNLILSVDGEEYARVDPGSEGLRARLPKTCAGPHESGMAPFDDHFYITLGLAAGGHSEFPDACVTKDNHQKPWKNQASKATLNFWNDIDAWQDTWDRPEMLIDYVKVVAL, from the exons ATGTTTGATGCCTTGGATTTATATAAAGG ATGCACATCAGGGCAATCCAGTTCATGCTACGTAGAAGCCAGTGATGGTTCTTCAGTTATCCCGCCTGTGATTGGTGGCCGTATTATCGGTAGATCAAGCTTTGCCTTCACTTATGGCACTGTCAGCGTTCGGGCCAAATTGCCTAAAGGAGACTGGATTTACCCAG AGATATTATTGGAATCATTCTCAAAGAAGTTTGTCTACGGAACAAAGAATTCTGGAATGTTGAAGATAGCGTGCGCCCGAGGCAATAAAGAGCTAAAGAAAGGATCCACCGAGTACGGCAACAAG GTGCTGTACAGCGGCCCCGTTATCGACACAAAGTGTCACGACTCACTGCTGGTCACCAAAAACGCAGACAAGTTTTGGGGTGATGATTTCCATGTGTATTCTCTTAAGTGGACACCAG ATAATTTGATTTTATCGGTGGACGGCGAAGAGTACGCACGCGTGGACCCTGGCAGCGAAGGTTTGCGCGCGCGTCTTCCAAAGACCTGCGCTGGACCACACGAATCAGGGATGGCCCCGTTTGATGACCAT TTCTACATAACCCTAGGGTTGGCAGCAGGTGGTCACTCGGAATTCCCTGACGCGTGCGTTACGAAGGACAATCACCAAAAACCGTGGAAAAACCAGGCGTCGAAGGCAACCTTGAACTTCTGGAACGACATCGACGCGTGGCAAGATACGTGGGATCGACCGGAGATGTTGATTGACTATGTGAAAGTAGTCGCATTGTAA